CAAAGCAACGTTGACTGCTGTACCTATGACTGTATAATAGAGCGAGTTCAAGTAACCGAAAACGATTTGTGGATTTCGAAACACCGCTTTATAGCCTTCCAGCGTAAAGTCGACGGGTAACAGCCACACCTTGCCGGATACGACGGCTTGCGGTGAGCTAAACGATGATGAAATGATAAAGATGAGCGGAAAAAGGACGACAATCGTCACTACGCTCAAAAAAGCATAGACACCGAGTAGAAACAAACGATCACCATACGATTCCCGAATCCTTGACGCTTTGAACATATTTGTTCCTCCTTTCTGCTGATTTGCTGCTACCATAAACTCGAATTGGATAATTTCTTGGCAATGTAGTTAACGCTCACAAGAAGAATCAGATTGATGATCGAGTTGAAGAAACCGATTGCAGTCGAAAAGCTGAAGCTGGAGCTGAGCAGTCCCACCTTATACACATAGGTAGAAATGACTTCAGAAGTGCTGATGTTTAGGGGATTTTGCATCAAATATACTTTTTCGAAGCCAACTTTCATGAAATTCCCTAAATTCAATATGAGCAGAATGACGGATACAGGGATAAGGCTCGGTAAGTCAATATTAATAATTTTCTGCATCCGGGACGCACCATCCACTTTTGCCGATTCATATAGTTCAGGATTGACTCCTGCCAAAGCTGCAATGTAGATAATCGCACCATAACCTGAAAATTGCCATACATCCGACCAGACATAAATCGATTTGAACAAGCTCGGAATTCCCATGAAATTTGTATTTTCAATGCCTAGTAGTTGTGTGAACTTGCTAATAATCCCAACACTTGGCGACAAAGTTACGATGAGAATAGAAACCATGATAACGGTTGAAATAAAGTAAGGCGCGTAGGTGATCATTTGTACACTGCTTTTGAAAAAACCGTTACGAATTTCATTTAATGCAAGTGCCAATAGAATCGGAGCAGGAAAACCAACAAGCAAACCGTACATATTAATGCCAAGCGTGTTCTTCAAATACAGCCAAAAGTTCGGTGATTCAAAAAATTGTTCGAAATATTTCAGTCCGACCCATGGGCTACCCCAAATACCTTGGATGACGTTGTACTCTTTGAAAGCAATGACAACGCCAGACATAGGTATATACTTGAAAATGACCAAATACAGCACCGGCAGAAATACGACCAAGTATAACTGCCAGTGACGCTTCATTTTTTTCCCAATGAAGCGTAATGATGATTTGCTGTCAGGCAATGCCGGTTCATGTGGCTGGCCTTGCATTGAAGTTTCGGGTTTCCTGATTCTCTTTTGCATGCTTGACATATGCTCCTTCTCCTTTCGTTCGATCTGATTGTTTGCGCTTACATTCTACATAGTAAAGTAGGATAACGAGGTGCAGCAAGAAACAATAATCGTTAACTTAACCGTCTTCGCATGGCCTGAAAATGCGCAGCAGCTCCGGTGTTTAGCCGGAGCTGCTGCATGAAATACATTATGAAACTGCTGGGTAAGCAGGCGTAGCAAACCATTTTCAACCAGTTAACCAAATTCAACCGATCTGTCTGCGTGCTGCTTCTTCGCGGAATTCGCTTGGGGAGTAGCCTACCACTTTCTTAAACACACGGCTGAATGAGATCGCGCTTGTATAACCTACCTTCTCAGCTACCTCCTGCATGGAACCTTGTGTTTCCGTGAGCAAGCGCTTTGCGGCCTGCAGGCGGATGTCAATCAAGAAGTCGACGAATTTCTGTCCGGTCTCTTCCCTGAACAGCTTGCTTACATATTTCCCATTAATGTTAAAGATTGAACTGAGATATTCAAGCGACATGTTCGGATTGGCATACTCCTCTTCGATCATTTTCCGCATATCTCGAATGGTAGCTGCATGCAGACGCCTGTTTTGCGCTTCCTTCAAATCTGTGAAAAAGCTGTTCAACACGCTCAAAGATTCTTCCCGCATTTGCTCGAGTGAATGGCACTCATCTATGATTTTACTGAGCCTTGGTAACCCATCTCGCATCCATATTTCTTGGACCTCTTTTGTCATCCCGGAGATTTCCAATCCCAAATAGTAAATAAAATAGTTCATCAGATTTGTAATTTCATCTTTCGTTAACAATCCTAGCTTCATTTCATTCATGAGCTTGTCATACTTCGTCTTCCATTCGTCCTCAAGAAGTCTGAACGACTGGATGATGGATCGAATTACGTTTAATTGTGAGAACACCTCAACCTGACCGTGATTTGCGATGTGTTCGCTAGTAATGAGCCTGTTTTCTCCTAACACTATTTTATATTTAAGCGCCCTAAGCGCCTCTTTATAAGAATTTGCGACGCTGGAAAGCTCTTCAACCTGCTCACCGATACCTACCGTTACCGTAAACTTCAGATTTTCCTGTACCCACACACGAACGCTCTCGAAAAGTTTGAGTGTTATGGAAGTACTTGCTTCCTCCTCGCTGTTCATAATTACCATGACGCTTAGCTGAAATGCCGAAGTCCACTCGGACCAAAGCGCGAGCTCATATTTTGGAGCAAGCTCTTGAATAACACTGCGTAGCGCGAATTTAAGAAGGTTTTGGTCTCTGCGGGAGTATTGGCAGCAAAAATCACTGTATTTATCCATTTCGATCACAAGTACGACTTGTTTATTAAACGAGTATGGAAGCTGAAGACTGTTTGTTTCTCCTATCCATTCCTCATGGGTTAAACCCATGTCCCCTTCAATGAGTTGGTGGAACAAGTACCTTTTTCGCAGATGCAGATCTTCATCGTGCTTTTGCTGATACTGATTCGA
This window of the Paenibacillus marchantiae genome carries:
- a CDS encoding ABC transporter permease; this translates as MQKRIRKPETSMQGQPHEPALPDSKSSLRFIGKKMKRHWQLYLVVFLPVLYLVIFKYIPMSGVVIAFKEYNVIQGIWGSPWVGLKYFEQFFESPNFWLYLKNTLGINMYGLLVGFPAPILLALALNEIRNGFFKSSVQMITYAPYFISTVIMVSILIVTLSPSVGIISKFTQLLGIENTNFMGIPSLFKSIYVWSDVWQFSGYGAIIYIAALAGVNPELYESAKVDGASRMQKIINIDLPSLIPVSVILLILNLGNFMKVGFEKVYLMQNPLNISTSEVISTYVYKVGLLSSSFSFSTAIGFFNSIINLILLVSVNYIAKKLSNSSLW
- a CDS encoding helix-turn-helix domain-containing protein, which gives rise to MRKTLFNRLLFSYMPIFIVVITFTFFVFFQILSEQSRKEALNANKMLSLQAMRLIDTSLKAIDNMIMSETINNKQLIDFFNNEEKNNIFINISAVKKMQDMISYYPMIDSIYFVRYEDNFVLSNATSDQLSNYRDEPFIKKAMDPLAPKQWSGIRTFEQFSTKGSKPVVSLVRGAPFITGKKGMIVVNVATDSLQNSIADLYDSKTSFIGIRDAAGNDLFSDLHSKEQSKIFSNYVSSYTGWSYQSGLINGKLFHVISSLYNVWFIIGIVTIGGGFVWLLYVTRRNSRPLEQIVARIRGYRLPLSKELGDEFSFIESALSNIIEQSNQYQQKHDEDLHLRKRYLFHQLIEGDMGLTHEEWIGETNSLQLPYSFNKQVVLVIEMDKYSDFCCQYSRRDQNLLKFALRSVIQELAPKYELALWSEWTSAFQLSVMVIMNSEEEASTSITLKLFESVRVWVQENLKFTVTVGIGEQVEELSSVANSYKEALRALKYKIVLGENRLITSEHIANHGQVEVFSQLNVIRSIIQSFRLLEDEWKTKYDKLMNEMKLGLLTKDEITNLMNYFIYYLGLEISGMTKEVQEIWMRDGLPRLSKIIDECHSLEQMREESLSVLNSFFTDLKEAQNRRLHAATIRDMRKMIEEEYANPNMSLEYLSSIFNINGKYVSKLFREETGQKFVDFLIDIRLQAAKRLLTETQGSMQEVAEKVGYTSAISFSRVFKKVVGYSPSEFREEAARRQIG